Proteins from a genomic interval of Zerene cesonia ecotype Mississippi unplaced genomic scaffold, Zerene_cesonia_1.1 Zces_u001, whole genome shotgun sequence:
- the LOC119838241 gene encoding putative fatty acyl-CoA reductase CG5065 — translation MEVADFYSGKNVLVTGATGFIGKVLVEKLLRSCPGLQRVYIMMRPKKGQGLKMRWNQFISSRVFDNIRHDPHIFEKLHVIRGDILAEDLGMSADDRRLLEEDCHVVFHSAACVKFNMFIRDAVNMNVVGTQRVLQLAENMNNLLAFIHLSTSYCRSDIPSLDEELYPSKHNPRDIIHSIQWMDYQLLKHLEPKLISPQPNTYSYTKSLAEQLVSEYQGKFPIAIARPSIVTASLKEPFPRWVDNLNGPTGIIVGAAKGVIRSMLCDDAQRVDAMPVDLVVNGCILLAFRTATQRPKDILVCNVARSDVNPITWRESVELARKYVQDYPFSVPLWYPGGSAKTSEAHHAIAVLLTHMLPAYFVDCCLVLMGKKPFLVGIHKRISDGMKVLQYYTIKSWHFKNDRFMSLRENISKDEDNIFYTDPKEMQWPSYIRNYLKGAREFCCGERPETLPQARLLHNR, via the exons ATGGAAGTAGCCGACTTCTACTCGGGGAAGAATGTGCTCGTCACTGGCGCGACTGGCTTCATCGGCAAGGTGCTGGTGGAGAAGCTGCTGAGGAGCTGTCCCGGGCTGCAGCGGGTCTACATCATGATGCGCCCGAAGAAAGGCCAGGGGCTGAAGATGAGGTGGAATCAGTTTATTAGTTCCAGG GTGTTCGATAACATACGTCACGATCCACACATCTTCGAGAAACTGCACGTGATACGGGGCGACATCTTAGCAGAAGATCTCGGAATGTCGGCTGATGACAGGAGACTCCTGGAGGAAGATTGCCACGTTGTTTTCCACAGTGCAGCTTGTGTTAA ATTTAACATGTTCATTCGAGACGCTGTTAATATGAACGTAGTCGGAACGCAGAGAGTGTTGCAGCTGGCCGAAAACATGAACAATTTATTG GCATTCATTCACCTCTCGACATCCTACTGCCGTTCAGACATCCCAAGTCTGGATGAGGAGTTATATCCATCAAAACACAATCCACGAGATATCATACACAGCATCCAGTGGATGGACTACCAGTTGTTGAAACATTTGGAGCCAAA GCTGATATCTCCTCAACCAAACACCTACAGCTATACGAAGTCACTCGCAGAGCAGTTAGTGTCTGAGTATCAGGGGAAGTTTCCCATTGCTATAGCGAGACCTTCAATAG TGACTGCTTCGCTGAAGGAACCGTTCCCAAGGTGGGTGGACAACCTGAATGGTCCCACAGGCATCATCGTTGGCGCTGCTAAAG GGGTGATCCGTTCGATGCTCTGTGACGACGCGCAGCGCGTGGATGCGATGCCGGTGGACCTCGTGGTGAACGGCTGCATCCTGCTCGCCTTCCGCACCGCTACGCAGAG GCCAAAAGACATCTTGGTGTGTAACGTGGCTAGATCGGATGTTAATCCCATTACTTGGCGGGAATCTGTTGAGCTTG cGCGCAAATATGTCCAAGACTACCCATTCTCAGTACCGCTATGGTACCCGGGAGGTTCCGCCAAAACGTCAGAAGCGCACCACGCTATCGCCGTCCTGCTCACACACATGCTGCCCGCGTACTTCGTGGATTGCTGTCTCGTTCTAATGGGGAAAAAGCCTTT CTTAGTCGGCATCCATAAAAGAATAAGCGACGGTATGAAAGTCCTGCAATATTACACGATCAAATCTTGGCATTTCAAGAACGACAGGTTTATGTCTCTAAGGGAAAACATCTCTAAAGATgaagataatatattctatactgATCCAAAG gagATGCAATGGCCGAGTTACATTCGCAACTACTTGAAAGGTGCCAGAGAGTTCTGCTGCGGGGAGCGGCCGGAGACTTTGCCTCAAGCTCGTTTACTGCATAATAGGTAA